The following coding sequences lie in one Nycticebus coucang isolate mNycCou1 chromosome 18, mNycCou1.pri, whole genome shotgun sequence genomic window:
- the SLC52A1 gene encoding solute carrier family 52, riboflavin transporter, member 1, protein MAAPTLGHLVLTHVLVALFGMGSWAALNGIWVQLPVVVKDLPEGWSLPSYLSVCVALGNLGLLVVTLWRRLAPDKGEQVPIQVVQALNVVGTALLALLWHHVAPVAGQLHSVAFLTLALVLALACCTSNVTFLPFLSHLPPPFLRSFFLGQGLSALLPCLLALVQGVGHLQCPPAPTNGTSGPPLYFPERFPASTFFWALTALLITSAAAFHGLLLLLPSLPSVSTEGLGPGLQVAAQETEEEEEEEALPLQEPPSQTAGTNAGPDLETHWLLSAQGACLLGLLAVISALTNGILPAVQSFSCLPYGRLAYHLAVVLGSAANPLACFLALGVLCRSLAGLGGLSLLAMFFGAYVMALAILSPCPPLVGTSAGMVLVVLSWVLCLGTFSYVKVAASSLLHVRGRPALLAAGVAIQVGSLLGASAMFLSTSIYHMFHSGKDCVDPCTP, encoded by the exons ATGGCAGCGCCCACGCTAGGCCATCTGGTGCTGACCCACGTGCTGGTGGCTCTCTTCGGCATGGGCTCGTGGGCTGCCCTCAACGGGATCTGGGTGCAGCTGCCTGTGGTGGTGAAAGACCTTCCGGAGG GTTGGAGCCTCCCCTCATacctctctgtgtgtgtggcgCTGGGGAACCTGGGTCTGCTGGTGGTGACCCTATGGAGGCGGCTGGCACCGGACAAGGGCGAGCAGGTCCCCATCCAGGTGGTACAGGCTTTGAATGTGGTGGGCACAGCCCTGCTGGCTCTTCTGTGGCATCACGTGGCACCAGTGGCAGGGCAGCTCCACTCTGTGGCCTTCCTAACGCTGGCCTTGGTGCTGGCACTGGCCTGCTGCACTTCTAATGTCACTTTCCTGCCCTTTCTGAGCCACCTGCCACCTCCTTTCTTACGGTCTTTCTTCCTGGGTCAGGGGCTGAGTGCCCTGCTGCCCTGTCTGCTGGCCCTCGTGCAGGGTGTGGGCCATCTCCAGTGCCCGCCAGCCCCCACCAATGGCACCTCTGGGCCCCCCCTTTATTTCCCTGAGCGTTTTCCTGCCAGCACCTTCTTCTGGGCACTGACTGCCCTTCTGATCACTTCAGCTGCTGCCTTCCATGGTCTCCTGTTGCTGCTGCCATCACTACCATCTGTATCCACAGAGGGTCTGGGGCCTGGACTGCAAGTGGCAGCCCAAgaaacagaggaggaagaggaagaagaggcctTGCCATTGCAGGAGCCACCGAGCCAGACAGCAGGCACCAACGCTGGCCCTGACCTTGAGACTCACTGGCTGCTCTCTGCCCAGGGTgcctgcctgctgggcctcctggCTGTCATCAGTGCACTGACCAATGGCATCCTGCCTGCGGTGCAGAGCTTTTCCTGCTTGCCCTATGGGCGCCTGGCCTACCACCTAGCTGTGGTGCTGGGCAGTGCTGCCAACCCCCTTGCCTGTTTCCTGGCCTTGGGCGTGCTGTGCAG GTCCCTGGCAGGTCTGGGTGGCCTCTCTCTGCTGGCCATGTTCTTTGGGGCCTACGTGATGGCGCTGGCAATCCTGAGCCCCTGCCCACCCCTGGTGGGCACCTCTGCAGGCATGGTTCTTGTG GTGCTCTCATGGGTGCTGTGTCTTGGCACATTCTCATACGTGAAGGTAGCTGCCAGCTCCCTGCTGCATGTCAGGGGCCGACCTGCATTGCTGGCAGCTGGTGTGGCCATCCAGGTGGGCTCCCTGCTCGGTGCTAGCGCCATGTTCCTTTCCACCAGCATTTACCACATGTTCCACAGTGGAAAAGATTGTGTAGATCCCTGTACACCCTGA
- the LOC128570963 gene encoding small ubiquitin-related modifier 2-like isoform X1 produces MADEKPKEGVKTENSHINLRVAGHGDSVITKKKKKLAPLSKLLKAYCERQGLSMRQIRFRFDGQPINETDTPAQLEMEDEDTIDVFQQQTGGVY; encoded by the exons ATGGCAGATGAAAAGCCTAAGGAAGGAGTCAAGACTGAGAACAGTCACATAAATTTAAGGGTGGCGGGACAcggcg actctgtcattacaaaaaaaaaaaaaaaac TGGCACCACTTAGTAAACTATTGAAAGCCTATTGTGAACGACAGGGTTTGTCAATGAGGCAGATCAGATTCCGATTTGATGGGCAGCCAATCAATGAAACAGACACGCCTGCACAGTTGGAAATGGAGGATGAAGATACAATTGATGTGTTCCAACAGCAGACAGGAGGCGTCTACTAA
- the LOC128570963 gene encoding small ubiquitin-related modifier 2-like isoform X2: MADEKPKEGVKTENSHINLRVAGHGDSVITKKKKKLAPLSKLLKAYCERQDTPAQLEMEDEDTIDVFQQQTGGVY; the protein is encoded by the exons ATGGCAGATGAAAAGCCTAAGGAAGGAGTCAAGACTGAGAACAGTCACATAAATTTAAGGGTGGCGGGACAcggcg actctgtcattacaaaaaaaaaaaaaaaac TGGCACCACTTAGTAAACTATTGAAAGCCTATTGTGAACGACAGG ACACGCCTGCACAGTTGGAAATGGAGGATGAAGATACAATTGATGTGTTCCAACAGCAGACAGGAGGCGTCTACTAA